A single genomic interval of Zingiber officinale cultivar Zhangliang chromosome 4A, Zo_v1.1, whole genome shotgun sequence harbors:
- the LOC121971561 gene encoding DExH-box ATP-dependent RNA helicase DExH10, with product MEEISVPGKRKLLVQESDNNYASANETTNSEPIPKRRSLARTCIHEVAVPKGYTSPTDESTYGTLSDPVYNGNMAKTYPFELDPFQRVSVACLERKESVLVSAHTSAGKTAVAEYAIAMSFRDKQRVIYTSPLKALSNQKYRELSQEFSDVGLMTGDVTIAPNASCLVMTTEILRGMLFRGSEVIKEVAWVIFDEIHYMKDRERGVVWEESIIFLPPAIKMVFLSATMSNATEFAEWICNLHKQPCHVVYTDYRPTPLQHYMFPLGGSGLYLVVDENEQFKEDNFMKLQETFTKTRKQSSGNKGGMKVSARIAKGGTASGVSDIYKIVKMIMERKFQPVIVFSFSRRECEHNAMSMSKLDFNSEEEKDAVEQVFRNAIICLSEEDRSLPAIELMLPLLKRGIAVHHSGLLPIIKELVELLFQEGLVKALFATETFAMGLNMPAKTVVFTSVKKWDGDANRYIGSGEYIQMSGRAGRRGKDERGICVIMIDEEMEMKILKEMVLGKPAPLVSTFRLSYYSILNLMSRAEGQFTAEHVIKNSFHQFQYEKALPEVGQRISTLEQEVALLDSSGEAELTEYHKMELELAQLEKKIMSEITRPEKILMYLVPGRLVKVRDGGNDWGWGVVVNVVKKPSTGSSSLPASLASIRSSSAYIVDTLLHCSPGLSESGSRQKPCPPRPGEKGEMHVVPVPLPLISGLSSIRIAIPSDLRPAEARQNILLALQELGNRYPQGLPKLHPVKDMGINEPELVNLVNQIEELEHKIFAHPLRKSGQTESQFKSYQRKAEVNHEIQQLKSKMRESQLKKFRDELKNRSRVLKMLGHIDADGVLQLKGRAACLIDTGDELLVTELMFNGTFNDLDHHQVTALASCFIQCDKSNEEIRLRKELAKPLQQLQDSARRIAQIQRECKLDIDVEEYVESTSRPYLMDVIYCWSKGASFAEVIEMTDIFEGSIIRLARRLGEFLNQLATAAHAVGEATLEKKFQAGSETLRRGIMFANSLYL from the exons ATGGAAGAAATTTCAGTTCCTGGCAAGCGGAAGCTATTAGTGCAAGAATCTGATAACAATTATGCATCTGCCAATGAGACAACGAACTCTGAACCCATTCCAAAGCGAAGGAGCCTTGCTCGTACATGTATTCATGAAGTTGCAGTGCCAAAAGGTTATACTTCTCCAACCGATGAATCCACTTATGGAACTCTTTCAGACCCTGTGTACAATGGCAATATGGCAAAGACCTATCCATTTGAATTAGATCCTTTCCAAAGAGTTTCGGTTGCTTGCCTGGAGAGGAAGGAATCAGTGTTAGTCTCAGCACACACATCTGCAGGTAAGACTGCTGTGGCTGAGTATGCCATTGCAATGTCATTCAGAGACAAACAAAGGGTCATATACACCTCACCGCTAAAGGCTCTGAGCAACCAGAAGTACAGGGAGCTCAGCCAGGAGTTTTCTGATGTTGGGCTAATGACTGGTGATGTTACAATTGCACCAAATGCAAGTTGCTTGGTCATGACAACAGAAATTTTGAGGGGTATGTTGTTCAGGGGCTCTGAGGTGATAAAGGAAGTAGCGTGGGTTATCTTTGATGAAATTCACTATATGAAAGATCGTGAGAGGGGAGTTGTATGGGAAGAGAGTATAATATTCCTGCCACCAGCCATTAAGATGGTTTTTCTTTCAGCGACAATGTCTAATGCCACAGAGTTTGCAGAGTGGATATGCAACTTACATAAGCAGCCATGTCATGTTGTGTACACTGACTACAGACCCACTCCATTGCAACATTACATGTTTCCATTGGGTGGCTCAGGTCTTTATCTCGTTGTTGATGAGAATGAGCAATTTAAAGAAGATAATTTCATGAAGTTGCAGGAGACATTCACTAAAACAAGAAAACAGTCAAGTGGAAATAAGGGCGGTATGAAGGTGAGTGCTAGAATTGCAAAAGGTGGAACTGCATCTGGTGTTTCTGATATATATAAGATTGTGAAG ATGATAATGGAAAGAAAGTTTCAACCAGTTATTGTTTTCAGTTTCAGTAGAAGGGAATGCGAACACAATGCTATGTCTATGTCTAAACTAGATTTCAACagcgaagaagaaaaagatgcTGTTGAACAAGTTTTCCGTAATGCAATCATTTGCTTGAGTGAAGAAGATAGGTCTTTGCCTGCAATAGAATTAATGCTGCCACTACTGAAGCGTGGTATAGCAGTGCATCATTCTGGACTTCTTCCGATAATCAAGGAATTGGTGGAGCTTCTTTTCCAAGAAGGACTTGTTAAAGCTCTTTTTGCTACTGAAACA TTTGCTATGGGATTAAATATGCCTGCCAAAACAGTTGTCTTTACATCTGTTAAGAAATGGGACGGTGATGCCAATCGTTACATTGGATCAGGTGAATATATACAG ATGAGTGGAAGAGCTGGACGCCGTGGCAAAGATGAGCGTGGTATCTGTGTGATAATGATTGATGAAGAG ATGGAAATGAAAATTCTCAAGGAAATGGTTTTGGGTAAACCTGCTCCCCTTGTCAGTACTTTCAGATTGAGCTATTACTCAATTCTGAATTTGATGAGCCGTGCAGAAGGTCAATTTACAGCTGAGCATGTTATTAAAAATTCCTTTCACCAATTTCAGTATGAGAAG GCATTACCTGAGGTTGGCCAAAGGATTTCGACGTTGGAGCAGGAAGTTGCTTTGCTTGATTCTTCTGGAGAA GCCGAACTTACTGAATATCACAAAATGGAGCTTGAGTTAGCTCAACTTGAAAAGAAGATCATGTCTGAGATAACCAGACCTGAAAAGATTCTTATGTATTTGGTACCTGGTAGGCTG GTCAAAGTACGAGATGGTGGAAATGATTGGGGTTGGGGAGTGGTGGTAAATGTAGTGAAAAAACCATCCACTGGATCAAGTTCTTTGCCTGCTAGTTTGGCTTCCATCCGAAGTAGTAGTGCATACATTGTTGACACTTTACTGCACTGCTCTCCTGGTTTAAGTGAAAGTGGCTCACGTCAAAAGCCATGCCCACCTCGTCCTGGTGAAAAGGGTGAGATGCATGTG gtTCCAGTTCCATTGCCTCTGATCTCTGGTCTTAGCAGTATAAGGATTGCAATTCCTTCTGACCTACGACCCGCAGAAGCAAGACAAAACATTCTTCTTGCTCTTCAAGAGCTAGGAAATCGATATCCACAAGGACTACCTAAGCTGCATCCAGTAAAG GATATGGGAATCAATGAACCTGAACTtgttaacttggttaatcaaattGAAGAGCTTGAGCACAAAATATTTGCTCACCCATTGCGTAAA TCTGGTCAAACTGAGTCGCAGTTCAAGTCCTACCAAAGAAAAGCTGAGGTGAATCATGAAATACAACAGCTCAAGTCGAAAATGCGCGAATCACAA CTGAAAAAATTTCGTGATGAGCTAAAGAATCGTTCTAGAGTTTTGAAGATGCTCGGTCATATTGATGCTGATGGTGTTCTTCAGTTAAAAGGCCGTGCGGCCTGTTTAATAGACACTGGTGATGAACTCCTTGTCACTGAACTGATGTTCAACG GTACGTTCAATGATCTCGATCATCACCAAGTAACTGCCCTTGCGAGCTGTTTTATTCAATGTGATAAATCAAATGAAGAAATACGACTGAGGAAGGAACTGGCCAAGCCTTTACAGCAACTCCAGGATAGTGCAAGGAGAATTGCACAG ATACAACGTGAATGCAAATTGGACATTGACGTGGAAGAGTACGTGGAATCAACTTCTCGGCCGTATTTGATGGACGTCATATATTGTTGGTCAAAG GGCGCATCATTTGCTGAGGTGATTGAGATGACTGATATTTTCGAAGGCAGCATAATACGACTTGCCAGACGATTGGGTGAATTTTTGAATCAG CTTGCAACTGCTGCTCACGCCGTCGGAGAGGCGACGTTGGAGAAGAAGTTTCAAGCTGGAAGTGAGACTCTCCGACGAGGTATAATGTTCGCCAACTCACTTTACTTGTAA
- the LOC121971562 gene encoding preprotein translocase subunit SECE1: protein MAVSCSLFQPSHSPPPPLPLSPALPILHAQSLHLRPPHASRPLFPSLPTRRPRRFSAQGNGGASEILEESEADEERNKPQREVENGGEKKKAPTDASVAEELKEVMAARRKESSSSSDFWVGVAEEVKEIEWPPFGKVVGTTGVVLAVIAGSSVALLTVNAILAEISDKVFAGKGIQDFF from the coding sequence ATGGCCGTCTCTTGCTCCCTCTTCCAGCCCTCGCATTCTCCGCCACCGCCCCTCCCTCTCAGCCCAGCTCTCCCCATCCTCCACGCGCAATCTCTCCACCTCCGCCCGCCTCACGCCTCCCGCCCGCTTTTCCCCTCCCTACCCACCCGCCGCCCGCGACGCTTCTCCGCCCAGGGCAACGGAGGCGCCTCCGAGATTCTCGAGGAGTCGGAGGCCGACGAGGAGAGAAATAAGCCACAAAGAGAGGTCGAGAATGGCGGGGAGAAGAAGAAAGCGCCCACCGACGCATCCGTCGCGGAGGAGCTCAAGGAGGTGATggcggcccgaaggaaggaaTCGTCTTCATCGTCGGATTTTTGGGTAGGTGTGGCGGAGGAAGTGAAGGAGATCGAGTGGCCGCCGTTCGGAAAGGTCGTGGGCACAACCGGAGTCGTCCTCGCCGTCATCGCCGGCTCCAGCGTCGCCCTTCTCACCGTCAACGCCATCCTCGCCGAGATCTCCGACAAGGTGTTCGCCGGAAAAGGTATCCAGGACTTCTTCTAA